One segment of Candidatus Peregrinibacteria bacterium DNA contains the following:
- a CDS encoding riboflavin kinase, whose amino-acid sequence MQFSGHTITGEGRGRKIGFPTVNVELHVGDAYMRPSQNHEGVFAVRGKIFTSEGHPPTGDPFEGIVHIGPRPTFDSFDMSVEIHIFSSRDAIHRVSFSDIPENSPIEFDIIGEKIRDVKKFDSEEELKKQITKDCEGAKEILKKSHN is encoded by the coding sequence ATGCAATTTTCCGGCCATACCATCACAGGCGAAGGACGCGGGAGAAAAATCGGATTTCCGACGGTAAATGTTGAATTGCACGTAGGGGACGCATACATGCGTCCCTCGCAAAATCATGAAGGTGTATTCGCTGTCCGTGGAAAAATCTTCACAAGTGAGGGTCACCCGCCTACGGGTGACCCTTTTGAAGGCATTGTCCACATCGGTCCTCGCCCAACTTTTGACAGTTTCGACATGAGTGTCGAAATTCATATTTTTTCTAGTAGAGACGCGATTCATCGCGTCTCATTTTCAGATATTCCAGAAAATTCGCCAATTGAATTTGACATCATTGGCGAAAAGATTCGTGATGTAAAAAAGTTTGATTCTGAGGAAGAATTGAAGAAGCAAATTACGAAGGATTGCGAAGGAGCGAAGGAGATTTTGAAAAAATCACATAATTGA
- a CDS encoding type II toxin-antitoxin system RelE/ParE family toxin translates to MGIKYILQYHSEVQKKDIPSLGSAEKEQIKKTIEQKLVLEPEKFGKPLRKSLKGYRKLRVGKYRIVFRIEKNIVKILAIHHRQDVYQISIVRIKFE, encoded by the coding sequence ATGGGGATAAAATATATACTTCAATACCATTCGGAAGTGCAGAAAAAAGATATTCCTTCTTTAGGTTCTGCTGAAAAAGAACAAATTAAAAAAACTATTGAACAAAAACTCGTTCTCGAACCTGAGAAATTTGGAAAACCACTCAGGAAATCATTGAAAGGATATCGCAAACTCAGAGTGGGGAAATATCGAATAGTTTTTCGTATTGAAAAAAATATCGTCAAGATATTGGCTATACATCATCGACAAGATGTGTATCAAATATCAATTGTACGAATAAAATTCGAATAA